Proteins encoded by one window of Filimonas effusa:
- a CDS encoding RagB/SusD family nutrient uptake outer membrane protein → MTINKYISIIAAAISLTAASCTKDLDRTPYVQETSESVYKDPAKIKSVLAKLYGGLSLSGQDYENASLADLYTTDAGSVVFLRTWWSLQEFTTEEAVIGWNDGDLLAYHNLNWTPDGKYLKIMYDRLFFGIASCNEFLRQTTDDKMSSFTEAERNNIKNYRYEARFLRALYYWVAMDMYGNIPFVTENDPVGLFQPPQKSRSEIFTYVETELKELENLLPEPGTNEYGRVDKGAAWMLLAKIYLNSAIYTGTARYTETITYCNKLIGAPVYRLSSSYANLFKTDNNLTGEIIFPIAADGVTSQSYGNTSFIILCALGGKMNPADYGMSTTWGGMRATKTMVNQFADPTGLTDKRAIFYTNGQSLEITSLSDFTNGYAVPKFVNKSSTGQAGKDPTGRFTDTDFPMFRLGDVYLMYAEAVVRGGSGGSLSNALNYVNLLRQRAYGNNSGNIASGALTLDFLLAERGRELYWEGQRRTDLIRFGKFTDGSYVWPWKGGVAQGIGVNKRYNMFPIPTADLIANPNLKQNSEY, encoded by the coding sequence CCTTATGTGCAGGAGACCTCTGAGTCTGTTTATAAAGATCCGGCCAAAATCAAAAGTGTGCTTGCCAAATTATATGGCGGCTTATCACTTAGCGGTCAGGATTACGAGAATGCTTCTTTAGCCGACTTGTATACTACCGATGCAGGTTCTGTTGTATTCCTGCGTACCTGGTGGTCGCTGCAGGAGTTTACAACGGAAGAAGCTGTAATTGGCTGGAACGACGGCGATTTACTCGCTTACCACAACCTGAACTGGACGCCCGATGGGAAGTATCTCAAGATCATGTACGATCGTCTTTTCTTTGGTATCGCTTCCTGTAACGAGTTTCTGCGCCAGACGACCGATGACAAAATGAGCAGCTTCACAGAAGCAGAAAGAAACAATATTAAGAACTACAGATATGAAGCCCGTTTTCTCCGTGCCCTCTATTACTGGGTTGCCATGGATATGTATGGAAATATACCCTTTGTTACAGAAAACGACCCTGTAGGCCTTTTCCAGCCTCCTCAAAAATCCAGGTCCGAAATCTTCACTTATGTTGAAACTGAATTGAAAGAACTCGAAAACCTGCTCCCCGAGCCCGGTACAAATGAATATGGCCGTGTTGATAAAGGAGCAGCCTGGATGCTGCTGGCTAAAATATACCTGAATAGTGCAATCTATACCGGTACGGCTAGGTATACCGAAACTATTACCTACTGTAATAAGCTGATCGGCGCTCCGGTGTATCGACTGTCGTCTTCTTATGCCAACCTCTTTAAAACCGATAACAACCTTACCGGTGAAATTATTTTCCCCATCGCAGCAGATGGTGTTACTTCCCAGTCTTATGGCAATACTTCCTTTATTATTCTTTGTGCACTGGGCGGTAAAATGAACCCTGCCGACTATGGCATGTCTACTACCTGGGGCGGTATGAGGGCTACCAAAACAATGGTGAACCAGTTTGCCGATCCTACAGGACTAACCGATAAAAGGGCCATCTTTTATACAAACGGGCAGTCGCTCGAAATAACGAGCCTGAGCGATTTTACCAATGGTTATGCTGTTCCCAAGTTTGTAAATAAAAGCTCTACCGGTCAGGCGGGTAAAGATCCTACCGGTCGCTTTACCGATACCGACTTCCCCATGTTCCGTTTAGGTGATGTGTACCTGATGTATGCAGAAGCTGTGGTAAGAGGGGGCTCCGGTGGCTCTCTGAGCAATGCCTTGAATTATGTAAACCTGCTTCGGCAGAGAGCCTATGGCAACAATAGCGGCAATATTGCCTCCGGTGCGCTTACCCTCGATTTCCTGCTTGCCGAAAGAGGCCGGGAGCTCTATTGGGAAGGACAACGCAGAACAGACCTTATCCGTTTCGGCAAATTTACCGATGGCAGCTATGTATGGCCCTGGAAAGGTGGCGTGGCGCAAGGTATTGGCGTCAACAAAAGATATAACATGTTCCCCATACCTACTGCCGATCTTATTGCCAACCCCAACCTGAAGCAGAATAGTGAATATTAA